In the Ramlibacter tataouinensis TTB310 genome, one interval contains:
- a CDS encoding succinate dehydrogenase iron-sulfur subunit — MEQRTFQIYRYDPDRDSRPRMQTVQAVLDGSERMLLDALMKLKAQDPTLSFRRSCREGVCGSDSMNINGKNGLACLTNMRTLKDPIVLKPLPGLPVIRDLIVDMTDFFRQYHSIKPYVIDERIPPETERLQSPEERDELNGLYECILCACCSSSCPSFWWNPDKFVGPAGLLQAYRFIADSRDQATSERLDNLEDPYRLFRCRTIMNCADVCPKGLNPAAAIGKIRDMLVLRAV, encoded by the coding sequence ATGGAACAGCGCACCTTCCAAATCTACCGCTACGACCCCGACCGCGACAGCCGGCCGCGCATGCAGACCGTCCAGGCGGTGCTCGACGGCAGCGAGCGCATGCTGCTCGACGCCCTGATGAAGCTCAAGGCCCAGGATCCCACGCTGTCGTTCCGCCGCTCCTGCCGCGAGGGTGTGTGCGGCTCGGATTCGATGAACATCAACGGCAAGAACGGCCTGGCCTGCCTGACCAACATGCGCACGCTCAAGGACCCGATCGTGCTCAAGCCGCTGCCCGGCCTGCCCGTGATCCGCGACCTGATCGTGGACATGACCGACTTCTTCAGGCAGTACCACTCGATCAAGCCCTACGTCATCGACGAGCGCATCCCGCCGGAGACCGAACGCCTGCAGTCGCCCGAGGAGCGCGACGAGCTCAACGGGCTGTACGAGTGCATCCTGTGCGCCTGCTGCTCCTCCAGCTGCCCCAGCTTCTGGTGGAACCCGGACAAGTTCGTCGGCCCGGCCGGCCTGCTGCAGGCCTACCGCTTCATCGCCGACAGCCGCGACCAGGCCACCTCGGAACGGCTGGACAACCTGGAGGACCCCTACCGGCTGTTCCGCTGCCGCACCATCATGAACTGCGCCGACGTGTGCCCCAAGGGGCTGAACCCGGCGGCGGCCATCGGCAAGATCCGGGACATGCTGGTGCTGCGGGCGGTCTGA
- a CDS encoding PaaI family thioesterase, with protein sequence MPTKEDIAAFLKAEFPQNKVTVEAVGGRGATVVHPVGMAELRPGGTVSGPVLMTTADVALYVAILGEIGMVPLAVTTSLNINFMRKPSADRDIVGVCKLLKLGKTLAVGEVSLYSRGDDQMVAHVTGTYAIPPRR encoded by the coding sequence GTGCCCACCAAAGAAGACATCGCGGCCTTCCTGAAGGCCGAGTTCCCGCAGAACAAGGTCACCGTGGAGGCGGTGGGCGGCCGCGGCGCCACGGTCGTCCATCCGGTGGGCATGGCGGAGCTGCGCCCCGGCGGCACGGTATCGGGCCCGGTGCTCATGACCACGGCCGACGTGGCGCTCTACGTCGCCATCCTGGGCGAGATCGGCATGGTGCCGCTGGCGGTGACGACCAGCCTGAACATCAATTTCATGCGCAAGCCCTCGGCCGACCGCGACATCGTGGGCGTGTGCAAGCTGCTCAAGCTCGGCAAGACGCTGGCCGTCGGCGAGGTCAGCCTGTACTCCCGGGGCGACGACCAGATGGTGGCCCATGTGACGGGCACCTACGCGATCCCGCCGCGGCGCTGA
- a CDS encoding membrane protein — MTNWNWIAKYIAVVVAALLLGVILSSFPLFKTATLGTPKLTAALLVQFIAHVAALVMLSILGWRVAEQMRHSDDRLNAVAAIVMALVTLVVTAVGYVVLSGFMWPFVGKEIKGVVNWIFILGVVAAATWLIYAIFAGADEMVAALRHDSSDRSPA, encoded by the coding sequence ATGACGAACTGGAACTGGATAGCCAAATACATCGCCGTCGTTGTCGCGGCATTGCTGCTGGGAGTCATCCTCAGCAGCTTCCCCTTGTTCAAGACGGCGACACTCGGCACGCCCAAGCTGACGGCCGCGCTGCTGGTGCAATTCATCGCCCATGTGGCGGCGCTCGTGATGCTGTCCATCCTGGGCTGGCGCGTGGCCGAGCAGATGCGCCATTCAGACGATCGCCTGAATGCGGTGGCGGCCATCGTGATGGCACTCGTCACGCTGGTCGTCACGGCCGTCGGCTACGTGGTGCTCTCCGGCTTCATGTGGCCCTTCGTCGGCAAGGAGATCAAGGGGGTGGTGAACTGGATCTTCATCCTCGGCGTCGTCGCCGCAGCCACCTGGCTGATCTATGCCATCTTCGCCGGCGCCGACGAGATGGTCGCCGCACTGCGCCACGATTCTTCGGACAGAAGCCCCGCCTGA